Proteins from a genomic interval of Harpia harpyja isolate bHarHar1 chromosome 9, bHarHar1 primary haplotype, whole genome shotgun sequence:
- the LOC128146025 gene encoding fibulin-7-like, translated as MLLIPLPAWLALGILQLPLGSAQECLSQQQALSAVRQMQKLLAAQEAAHLRGTRGLRQQLSILQSRLQRQATKRNETCPQPVVPLNGRMLGRSVRVGHDAHFVCDAGFRLVGSETRTCRCDRTWSSTQPFCRSIDNCSSNPCANSGTCVDGNQSYTCLCPQGWSGPSCQSPIYAYWVTLSNASFSHQPRCAEGRPGSRRCSCDAGFQMRASGMCHDVDECQLFQSSPQTRLCLHDCLNLPGSYCCLCPPGYLLHADRNACEDVNECAGKQHNCTQGELCINTFGGHRCVRPKCPPPRHNTSYVKTSAFQCERNPCPMESRACRLAATSISFHYLPLQANRTVPRVLFKMSTTHFVGDSLRFAIMGGRGQGVFAVRRSDRQTGELVLTSPVAGPATLEVELEMSEFSRKVLLGKHIFKVTAFVSPYEF; from the exons ATGCTCCTAATCCCGCTGCCAGCCTGGCTGGCCCTGGGCATCCTGCAGCTGCCCCTTGGCAGCGCCCAG GAGTGCCTGAGCCAGCAGCAGGCGCTCAGCGCGGTGCGCCAGATGCAGAAGCTGCTGGCGGCACAGGAGGCCGCCCACCTGCGGGGCACACGTGGACTCCGGCAGCAGCTCTCCATCCTCCAGAGCCGCCTCCAGAGACAGGCCACCAAACGCAACG AGACCTGTCCACAGCCGGTGGTGCCCCTGAATGGACGGATGCTGGGCCGGAGCGTGCGGGTGGGCCACGACGCTCACTTCGTCTGCGATGCCGGCTTCCGGCTGGTGGGCTCAGAGACACGCACCTGCCGATGCGACCGCACGtggagcagcacccagcccttcTGCAGAA GCATTGACAACTGCTCCAGCAACCCGTGTGCCAACAGTGGGACCTGTGTGGATGGCAACCAGAGCTACACGTGCCTCTGCCCCCAGGGCTGGTCAGGCCCCAGCTGCCAGAGCCCCATCTACGCCT ACTGGGTGACACTGAGCAACGCCTCCTTCAGCCACCAGCCCCGCTGTGCCGAGGGCCGCCCGGGCTCCCGGCGCTGCAGCTGCGACGCCGGCTTCCAGATGCGAGCAAGTGGCATGTGCCACG ATGTGGACGAGTGCCAGCTCTTCCAGTCCAGTCCCCAGACCCGGCTTTGCCTCCACGACTGCCTCAACCTCCCCGGCTCCTACTGCTGCCTCTGCCCACCCGGCTACCTGCTCCACGCTGACCGCAATGCCTGCGAGG ACGTGAACGAGTGCGCCGGGAAGCAGCACAACTGCACCCAGGGCGAACTCTGCATCAACACCTTTGGGGGCCATCGCTGCGTGCGCCCCAAGTGCCCCCCACCGCGCCACAACACCAGCTACGTCAAGACCTCCGCCTT CCagtgtgagaggaacccctgccCCATGGAGAGCCGAGCCTGCCGCCTGGCTGCCACCTCCATCTCTTTCCACTACCTGCCTCTCCAGGCCAACCGCACCGTGCCCCGCGTCCTCTTCAAGATGTCCACCACCCACTTCGTGGGCGACAGCCTGCGCTTCGCCATCATGGGCGGCCGGGGCCAGGGCGTCTTTGCCGTGCGGCGCTCCGACCGGCAGACAGGAGAGCTGGTGCTCACCAGCCCTGTGGCTGGACCAGCCACGCTGGAGGTGGAGCTGGAGATGAGCGAGTTCTCCCGCAAGGTCCTCCTGGGCAAGCACATCTTCAAGGTCACAGCCTTTGTGTCCCCATACGAGTTTTGA
- the LOC128145832 gene encoding C-type lectin domain family 18 member A-like, which produces MPGLLQGGSSLPNPHSRALGVWCPLTPGTCMKLLVLLVSNLLAFRVGETGSDALEKLSVLAPGALSMKETFLVLSLHNKLRSKVQPPAANMQKLEWSEELGRLAGARAASCLEGPAPPPAPQLGWSEALLPAGAGGFGAVLERWFAEGQHYDYGTGRCASNATCRHYTQLVWATAGRLGCGRQLCAGGHGPSEAFACAYSPGGNWEVAGTPVLPYKQGPWCSLCTAGLSGCFKSWDHGGGLCEVPRNPCRMSCRNSGHLDMSSCQCICPPGYTGRYCQVRCSGQCLHGKFRKEECSCLCDVGYGGAECGTKIRFPFHACDVRIDDDCFMVSPEANTYYGAKIKCQEKGAMLAQIRNQKVQDILSFYLSRLETGNRVTDTDFETGNFWIGLTYKTSKASFRWDVGEPSSFTSFAFGQPDNQGFGNCVEMQASAAFNWNDQRCKTRNRYICQFAQEHISLWQQDP; this is translated from the exons AtgccagggctgctgcagggtggctCGTCTCTCCCGAATCCTCACTCCAGAGCCCTGGGGGTCTGGTGCCCCCTGACCCCAGGCACCTGCAtgaagctcttggtgctcttggTTTCTAACCTCCTGGCATTTAGAGTGGGTGAGACGGGGTCGGATGCTCTGGAGAAGTTGTCCGTGCTGGCTCCGGGAG CTCTCAGCATGAAGGAGACCTTCCTGGTGCTCTCTCTGCACAACAAACTGAGGAGCAAAGTACAGCCCCCTGCCGCCAACATGCAGAAGCTG GAGTGGAGCGAGGAACTGGGGCGGCTGGCGGGGGCGCGGGCAGCCAGCTGTCTGGagggccccgctcccccgccagccccgcaGCTGGGCTGGAGCGAGGCCCTGCTGCCAGCGGGCGCCGGGGGCTTCGGGGCCGTTCTGGAGCGCTGGTTCGCTGAGGGCCAACATTACGACTACGGGACGGGGCGCTGCGCCAGCAATGCCACCTGCCGCCATTACACCCAG CTGGTGTGGGCCACGGCGGGGCGGCTGGGCTGCGGCCGGCAGCTCTGCGCCGGCGGCCACGGCCCCAGCGAGGCCTTCGCCTGCGCCTACTCCCCGGG GGGCAACTGGGAGGTGGCGGGGACGCCTGTCCTGCCCTACAAACAGGGGCCCTGGTGCTCCCTCTGCACCGCTGGCCTCTCCGGCTGCTTCAAGTCCTGGGACCACGGCGGTGGGCTCTGCG AGGTGCCCAGGAACCCCTGTCGCATGAGCTGCAGGAACAGCGGGCACCTCGACATGAGCAGCTGCCAGTGCATCTGTCCCCCCGGCTACACGGGCAGGTACTGCCAAG TGAGGTGCAGTGGGCAGTGCCTGCACGGGAAGTTCAGGAAGGAGGAGTGCTCCTGCCTCTGTGATGTGGGCTACGGTGGAGCTGAGTGCGGCA CGAAGATTCGGTTCCCTTTCCACGCCTGCGACGTGAGGATAGACGACGATTGCTTCATGGTGTCCCCCGAGGCCAATACCTACTATGGAGCCAAAATAAAGTGCCAG GAGAAAGGGGCGATGCTGGCCCAGATCAGAAACCAGAAGGTCCAGGACATCCTGTCTTTCTACCTCAGCCGCTTGGAGACTGGTAACAGGGTAACAGACACTGATTTCGAGACCGGGAACTTCTGGATCG GTCTCACCTACAAGACATCCAAGGCTTCCTTCCGCTGGGATGTGGGCGAGCCATcctccttcaccagcttcgctttCGGGCAGCCAGACAACCAGGG GTTCGGGAACTGTGTGGAAATGCAAGCATCGGCCGCCTTCAACTGGAACGACCAGCGCTGCAAGACCCGAAACCGGTACATCTGCCAGTTTG CCCAGGAGCACATCTCCCTGTGGCAGCAGGACCCCTGA
- the LOC128145765 gene encoding RNA-binding Raly-like protein isoform X1 has protein sequence MLRLYRGKAGAALPAARLVSWLWGKLGKPGMQPSCWPGGQGPTDLDMAREPKPSRARLGQKRQHGSSLYHSNCDLDYDLYRDDFPYRVYEYQKIPPLINRIPVKARRTHVGAGGKSSLSPQPGARSSTSSTAGRTKLRAEELHSIKGELSQIKAQVDSLLESLDRMDQRRERLAGSKESEKKRVETGAESPSPAGEGSREPRGKEGMGADGHSDLRNIDSAEESTDTEETVKNHMSDPEGSQ, from the exons ATGCTGCGGCTCTACAGAGGGAAGGCGGGAGCTGCATtgccagcagcaaggctggttTCATGGCTCTGGGGCAAGCTGGGCAAACCTGGGATGCAACCAAgctgttggccaggagggcagggTCCAACAG atTTGGACATGGCCAGGGAACCCAAGCCAAGCCGGGCCAGGCTGGGCCAGAAGCGGCAGCATGGCAGCAGCCTGTACCA CAGTAACTGTGACCTGGACTATGATCTCTACAGGGACGACTTTCCGTACCG GGTGTACGAGTACCAGAAGATCCCTCCCCTCATTAACCGCATCCCGGTCAAGGCCAGACGAACTCATGTGGGAGCAGGAGGCAAAAGCAGCCTGAGCCCCCAGCCTGGGGcgaggagcagcaccagctccacAGCAGGACGGACAAAAT TGCGGGCCGAAGAGCTGCACTCCATCAAAGGAGAGCTGAGCCAGATCAAGGCACAGGTGGACAGTCTGCTGGAGAGCCTGGACCGCATGGACCAGCGGAGAGAGCGTCTCGCGG GGTCCAAGGAGAGCGAGAAGAAGAGGGTAGAGACGGGGGCAGAGTCACCGTCCCCAGCAGGAGAGGGGTCACGGGAGCCccgggggaaggaggggatgggAGCTGATGGGCACAGCGACCTGCGCAACATTGACAGCGCCGAGGAGAGCACAGACACGGAGGAGACG GTGAAAAACCACATGTCGGACCCCGAGGGGAGCCAGTAG
- the LOC128145765 gene encoding RNA-binding Raly-like protein isoform X2, which produces MTLFGSGDAGWRYLDMAREPKPSRARLGQKRQHGSSLYHSNCDLDYDLYRDDFPYRVYEYQKIPPLINRIPVKARRTHVGAGGKSSLSPQPGARSSTSSTAGRTKLRAEELHSIKGELSQIKAQVDSLLESLDRMDQRRERLAGSKESEKKRVETGAESPSPAGEGSREPRGKEGMGADGHSDLRNIDSAEESTDTEETVKNHMSDPEGSQ; this is translated from the exons atgACGCTCTTCGGCAGCGGGGACGCAGGCTGGAGAT atTTGGACATGGCCAGGGAACCCAAGCCAAGCCGGGCCAGGCTGGGCCAGAAGCGGCAGCATGGCAGCAGCCTGTACCA CAGTAACTGTGACCTGGACTATGATCTCTACAGGGACGACTTTCCGTACCG GGTGTACGAGTACCAGAAGATCCCTCCCCTCATTAACCGCATCCCGGTCAAGGCCAGACGAACTCATGTGGGAGCAGGAGGCAAAAGCAGCCTGAGCCCCCAGCCTGGGGcgaggagcagcaccagctccacAGCAGGACGGACAAAAT TGCGGGCCGAAGAGCTGCACTCCATCAAAGGAGAGCTGAGCCAGATCAAGGCACAGGTGGACAGTCTGCTGGAGAGCCTGGACCGCATGGACCAGCGGAGAGAGCGTCTCGCGG GGTCCAAGGAGAGCGAGAAGAAGAGGGTAGAGACGGGGGCAGAGTCACCGTCCCCAGCAGGAGAGGGGTCACGGGAGCCccgggggaaggaggggatgggAGCTGATGGGCACAGCGACCTGCGCAACATTGACAGCGCCGAGGAGAGCACAGACACGGAGGAGACG GTGAAAAACCACATGTCGGACCCCGAGGGGAGCCAGTAG
- the EXOSC6 gene encoding exosome complex component MTR3, with protein MNKSFLSRPLPPRLCLRGRAGSGSSSSSCLLPCLFSPPTMPLHHRRLRGPEESQPPELWAAGTGGVPEKEEEEDAASQDPCALRPLFARAGLLSQAEGSAYVELGGGTKVLCAAWGPREAAEPGAAAAAAGGGRLLCEFYRAPFAGRGARRRPGSAAERDAEREAAAALREALEPAVRLARYPRARLAVSALLLQDGGSALAAAISAAALALADAGVEMYDLVVGCALCRSPGPAAAWMLQPGEPEERRAVAWLTVALLPALNQVSAVLGGGQGSPPDDWAQALRLGLDGCHRLYPVLRQSLLRASRRRDAAAAATTAATTTTA; from the coding sequence ATGAATAAAAGCTTCCTGTCCCGCCCGCTGCCGCCTCGCCTCTGCTTACGGGGGCGGGCCGGGTcgggctcctcctcctcctcctgcttgctTCCCTGCCTGTTTTCTCCACCGACCATGCCGCTGCATCACCGCCGCTTGCGGGGCCCGGAGGAGTCGCAGCCGCCGGAGCTGTGGGCAGCGGGAACCGGGGGAGTGccggagaaggaagaggaggaggatgcggCTTCGCAGGACCCCTGCGCCCTGCGGCCCCTCTTCGCCCGGGCCGGGCTGCTGAGCCAGGCGGAGGGCTCGGCCTACGTGGAGCTGGGCGGTGGAACCAAGGTCCTCTGCGCCGCATGGGGCCCGCGGGAAGCGGCCgagcccggcgcggcggcggcggcggcgggaggggggcggCTGCTCTGCGAGTTCTACCGGGCCCCCTTCgccgggcgcggggcgcggcggagGCCGGGCTCGGCGGCGGAACGGGATGCGGAACGAGAAGCGGCGGCGGCTCTGCGGGAAGCACTGGAACCGGCCGTGCGGTTGGCTCGTTACCCGCGGGCTCGCCTGGCCGTCAGCGCCTTGCTGTTGCAGGACGGTGGTTCCGCCTTGGCCGCCGCCATCAGCGCCGCTGCCTTGGCCCTGGCTGATGCTGGCGTGGAGATGTACGACTTGGTGGTGGGTTGCGCCTTGTGCCGGTCCCCCGGTCCCGCAGCTGCGTGGATGCTGCAACCTGGGGAACCCGAAGAGCGTCGTGCCGTCGCCTGGCTCACcgtggctctgctgcctgctctcaACCAGGTGTCGGCGGTGCTGGGCGGTGGGCAGGGCAGCCCTCCCGACGACTGGGCGCAGGCGCTGCGCCTCGGCCTCGACGGCTGCCATCGTCTCTACCCTGtgctgcggcagagcctgctGCGGGCCTCCCGTCGCCGTGATGCCGCTGCTGCCGCCACCactgccgccaccaccaccactgcctgA